The Scyliorhinus canicula chromosome 13, sScyCan1.1, whole genome shotgun sequence genome contains a region encoding:
- the si:ch211-212k18.15 gene encoding uncharacterized protein DDB_G0292642: protein MEKRYDPEDTTLKFVKRKDDITGDDDPDVLRIEMSCGHAVDPNSLTGWCRSRMDQGHFTFHCPAPPDNPVEKCNKEWSYVEVRRHALLTDEEQRYFEEKVATLAAAKYCEYKWCPGCKSCVEREDLTNLSVRCTICKAEKGKNYEFCWQCMKQWKGRAPRSDRCDNEGCTNIQIDTLKNCDTKVLPYSNIQKCPKIRACPTCGVLIEHKDMCKYIICTRCHVEFCFACLQTKQICDKSSNYSAACAKPVAPKQTSIPVWNRT, encoded by the exons GAGATGACGACCCAGATGTTCTAAGAATAGAAATGTCCTGCGGACATGCTGTAGATCCCAATTCACTCACTGGATGGTGTCGAAGCCGAATGGACCAG GGTCATTTCACATTCCACTGTCCTGCTCCACCGGACAACCCTGTGGAGAAATGTAACAAGGAATGGTCTTACGTCGAGGTTCGCAGACATGCACTGCTGACTGATGAGGAACAGCGGTATTTTGAAGAGAAGGTTGCCACACTCGCTGctgcaaaatactgtgaatacaAATGG tgtcctGGATGTAAAAGTTGTGTTGAACGAGAAGATCTGACAAACCTGTCTGTGAGATGTACAATCTGTAAGGCCGAGAAAGGAAAGAATTATGAATTCTGCTGGCAATGTATGAAGCAATGGAAGGGCCGAGCACCACGCTCTGATCGATGTGACAATGAAGGGTGCACCAACATCCAAATAGATACCTTAAAAAATTGTGACACAAAGGTTTTACCCTACAGCAATATTCAGAAGTGTCCCAAGATTCGTGCATGTCCTACATGCGGGGTGCTCATAGAGCATAAAGATATGTGCAAATATATTATTTGCACTAGATGTCATGTGGAATTTTGTTTTGCGTGCCTTCAAACCAAACAAATTTGTGACAAATCATCTAACTATTCTGCTGCTTGTGCTAAACCTGTGGCTCCAAAGCAAACAAGTATTCCTGTGTGGAATCGCACTTGA